In the genome of Kitasatospora cineracea, one region contains:
- a CDS encoding serine hydrolase domain-containing protein, translating into MAAAVLAGVLAPTAATAAPRPDAVQQRLDALVKQDGVPAALATVKGRDGRNRTYTAGVGDAATKARVPVDGQVRIGSNTKTFTAVVVLQLVAEGKVGLDASIDTYLPGLVRGDGFDGRNITVRQLLQHTSGLPEYVDTGRVLADPKRYFEPRELLDAALAQKAHFAPGTQWEYNNTNYLLAGLIVQKVTGRPLGEEITKRVIDRAGLRHTSFPAPGDTAIHEAHPKGYLRAEDGSLRDYTELDPSWGWAAGAMVSTTTDLTRFYGALLDGRLLPPAQLAQMRTTVPAETLGTGVRYGLGLISRPLTCGGVAWGHGGAIPGYETFGGTTDDGRSASIAVTLFPGDENIGKHADQAVDEALCR; encoded by the coding sequence GTGGCCGCCGCCGTGCTGGCCGGCGTCCTGGCCCCGACCGCGGCCACCGCCGCACCCCGGCCGGACGCCGTGCAGCAGCGCCTCGACGCCCTGGTGAAGCAGGACGGAGTACCCGCCGCGCTCGCCACCGTCAAGGGCCGCGACGGCCGCAACCGCACCTACACCGCCGGAGTCGGCGACGCGGCCACCAAGGCCAGGGTCCCGGTCGACGGGCAGGTGCGGATCGGCAGCAACACCAAGACGTTCACCGCCGTCGTCGTCCTGCAACTGGTCGCCGAGGGCAAGGTCGGCCTCGACGCGAGCATCGACACCTACCTGCCCGGCCTGGTGCGCGGCGACGGCTTCGACGGCCGGAACATCACGGTCCGCCAGCTGCTCCAGCACACCAGCGGCCTGCCCGAGTACGTGGACACCGGACGCGTGCTCGCCGACCCCAAGCGGTACTTCGAACCGCGCGAACTGCTCGACGCCGCGCTCGCCCAGAAGGCCCACTTCGCGCCCGGCACCCAGTGGGAGTACAACAACACCAACTACCTGCTGGCGGGCCTGATCGTCCAGAAGGTGACCGGGCGCCCGCTCGGCGAGGAGATCACCAAGCGCGTCATCGACCGGGCCGGCCTGCGCCACACCTCCTTCCCCGCTCCCGGGGACACGGCGATCCACGAGGCCCACCCCAAGGGCTACCTGCGCGCCGAGGACGGGTCGCTGCGCGACTACACGGAACTGGACCCGTCCTGGGGCTGGGCGGCCGGCGCGATGGTCTCCACCACCACCGACCTCACCCGGTTCTACGGCGCGCTGCTCGACGGCCGCCTGCTGCCCCCCGCCCAGCTCGCCCAGATGCGCACCACCGTCCCCGCCGAAACCCTGGGCACCGGCGTCCGCTACGGCCTCGGCCTGATCAGCCGCCCGCTGACCTGCGGCGGAGTCGCCTGGGGCCACGGCGGGGCGATCCCCGGCTACGAGACCTTCGGCGGCACCACCGACGACGGCCGCTCCGCGAGCATCGCGGTGACCTTGTTCCCCGGCGACGAGAACATCGGCAAGCACGCGGACCAGGCCGTGGACGAGGCGCTCTGCCGCTGA
- a CDS encoding amidase domain-containing protein yields the protein MVDFAALRRADPAALHRAADGWVELSKDSWQAVNDLHDNGIGPLKEDWQDRVGQAAGRKLAEQADILESGADITRGVAMVVDGLASSLEYAQRVLTQALELASTYQLEVDGAGTVSTTGEVTSESLTRMNEVSDLIREALREARQADDQASAELRKLGAATCQTDPEKALDQLQGEASQTELDMLAGDIPDGRDPALVSRWWASLTPEQQKQLELAEPVKLANLPGVPDAVKEDLRGGPGRKWDRVQMVEWVLAHWNDESGDFDDENNCTNFASEALFRAGVHMKGNWTVEGDAWNRGRDPGWLGLGIIGQQHSHAWGGAQNLHDFMVGNGGREVPPGEVKPGDLVFLEDDNDQNPDLKPGTIHHTAVVTAVTPDGDIRYSQHNDSRKNVSLDGRSGHEAQSEGRQKIHYVRVEPNWY from the coding sequence ATGGTCGACTTCGCTGCCCTCCGGCGGGCCGACCCCGCCGCCCTGCACCGCGCCGCCGACGGCTGGGTGGAGCTGTCGAAGGATTCCTGGCAGGCCGTCAACGACCTGCACGACAACGGGATCGGCCCGCTCAAGGAGGACTGGCAGGACCGGGTCGGCCAGGCCGCCGGCAGGAAACTGGCCGAGCAGGCCGACATCCTGGAGTCCGGTGCCGACATCACGCGCGGTGTGGCGATGGTCGTCGACGGGCTGGCGTCCTCACTGGAGTACGCCCAGCGGGTACTGACCCAGGCGCTGGAACTCGCCTCGACGTACCAGCTGGAGGTGGACGGGGCCGGGACCGTCTCCACCACGGGCGAGGTCACCAGCGAGAGCCTCACCCGCATGAACGAGGTGTCGGACCTCATCAGGGAAGCCCTCCGGGAGGCCCGCCAAGCCGACGACCAGGCCTCCGCCGAGCTGCGGAAGCTGGGCGCCGCCACCTGCCAGACCGACCCCGAGAAGGCCCTCGACCAACTCCAGGGCGAGGCCTCGCAGACCGAACTCGACATGCTCGCCGGCGACATACCGGACGGCAGGGATCCGGCGCTGGTGTCCCGGTGGTGGGCCTCGCTCACCCCCGAGCAGCAGAAGCAACTGGAGCTGGCGGAGCCGGTGAAGCTCGCCAACCTCCCCGGCGTCCCGGACGCGGTCAAGGAGGACCTGCGCGGCGGCCCGGGGCGCAAGTGGGACCGGGTGCAGATGGTCGAGTGGGTCCTGGCCCACTGGAACGACGAGTCCGGCGACTTCGACGACGAGAACAACTGCACCAACTTCGCCTCGGAAGCGCTGTTCCGGGCCGGCGTCCACATGAAGGGCAACTGGACCGTCGAGGGCGACGCCTGGAACCGCGGCCGGGACCCGGGCTGGCTCGGCCTCGGCATCATCGGCCAGCAGCACAGCCACGCCTGGGGCGGCGCGCAGAACCTGCACGACTTCATGGTGGGCAACGGTGGCCGCGAGGTCCCGCCCGGCGAGGTCAAGCCGGGCGACCTGGTCTTCCTCGAGGACGACAACGACCAGAACCCCGACCTCAAGCCCGGCACCATCCACCACACCGCCGTCGTCACCGCGGTCACCCCCGACGGCGACATCCGGTACAGCCAGCACAACGACTCGCGGAAGAACGTCAGCCTGGACGGACGGTCCGGCCACGAGGCGCAGTCCGAAGGCCGGCAGAAGATCCACTACGTCCGGGTCGAACCCAACTGGTACTGA
- a CDS encoding type VII secretion target, whose protein sequence is MFDLHIRTAGLRTAADTFQGTSHQLNARTGHWLDDSLTAASAHSGFASGPALRECADAWQTHMSAVAQQLNTYADQLRQSSHSYETAEQESVRRLNLAVSDLNRGA, encoded by the coding sequence GTGTTCGACCTCCACATCCGCACGGCAGGTCTGCGCACCGCCGCCGACACCTTCCAGGGAACCTCGCACCAGCTGAACGCACGTACCGGCCACTGGCTGGACGACAGCCTGACCGCCGCCTCCGCCCACTCCGGCTTCGCCTCCGGTCCCGCGCTGCGCGAGTGCGCCGACGCCTGGCAGACCCACATGAGCGCCGTCGCCCAGCAGTTGAACACCTATGCCGACCAGCTGCGGCAGTCCTCGCACTCGTACGAAACCGCCGAGCAGGAGTCGGTGCGCCGACTGAACCTCGCCGTCAGCGACCTGAACAGGGGTGCCTGA
- a CDS encoding serine hydrolase domain-containing protein produces the protein MNAPAPHRTTRRLRLLRHATAATAAAGIALTAFTPTAASAAPRPDAVQQRLDALVKQDGVPAALATVKGRDGRNRTYTAGVGDLATGAGVPVDGQIRAGSNTKAFTAVVVLQLVAEGKVGLDASIDTYLPGLLRGDGIDGRNITVRQLLQHTSGLPDYMDVPPLNDFVPIQYRYFEPRELLDGALAQKALFAPGTGWMYSNTNYLVAGLLVQKVTGRPFGEEVTKRVIDRIGLRHTYFPATGETALREPHPHGYLNTGPDAPLIDYTGMDASMAWSTGAIVSTNTDLNTFYSALLAGRLLPAAQLAQMRTTVPAELLGPGVRYGLGLQSRPLTCGGLVWGHGGTSPGYRTRGGATEDGRAATITVTTVPDETATEHLTDAVDTALCR, from the coding sequence ATGAACGCACCCGCCCCGCACCGCACCACCCGCCGCCTGCGCCTGCTGCGGCACGCCACGGCGGCCACCGCCGCCGCCGGAATCGCCCTGACCGCCTTCACCCCCACCGCGGCCTCCGCCGCACCGCGCCCCGACGCCGTGCAGCAGCGCCTCGACGCCCTGGTGAAGCAGGACGGGGTGCCCGCCGCGCTCGCCACCGTCAAGGGCCGCGACGGCCGCAACCGCACCTACACCGCCGGAGTCGGCGACCTGGCCACCGGGGCCGGGGTCCCGGTCGACGGGCAGATCCGGGCCGGCAGCAACACCAAGGCGTTCACCGCCGTCGTCGTCCTGCAACTGGTCGCCGAGGGCAAGGTCGGCCTCGACGCGAGCATCGACACCTACCTGCCCGGCCTGCTGCGCGGCGACGGCATCGACGGCCGGAACATCACGGTCCGCCAACTGCTCCAGCACACCAGCGGTCTGCCCGACTACATGGACGTCCCCCCGCTGAACGACTTCGTCCCCATCCAGTACCGCTACTTCGAACCGCGCGAACTCCTCGACGGGGCGCTCGCCCAGAAAGCACTGTTCGCCCCCGGCACCGGCTGGATGTACAGCAACACCAACTACCTGGTGGCCGGCCTGCTGGTCCAGAAGGTCACCGGCCGCCCCTTCGGCGAAGAGGTCACCAAGCGCGTCATCGACCGGATCGGCCTGCGCCACACCTACTTCCCCGCCACCGGGGAGACCGCCCTGCGCGAACCCCACCCGCACGGCTACCTGAACACCGGCCCGGACGCACCGCTGATCGACTACACCGGGATGGACGCCTCGATGGCCTGGTCCACCGGCGCGATCGTGTCCACCAACACCGACCTCAACACCTTCTACAGCGCGCTCCTGGCGGGCCGCCTGCTGCCCGCCGCCCAGCTCGCCCAGATGCGCACCACCGTCCCCGCCGAACTCCTGGGCCCCGGCGTCCGCTACGGCCTCGGCCTGCAGAGCCGCCCCCTGACCTGCGGCGGCCTGGTCTGGGGCCACGGCGGCACCTCCCCCGGCTACCGGACCCGCGGCGGCGCCACCGAAGACGGCCGCGCCGCCACCATCACCGTCACCACCGTCCCGGACGAAACCGCCACCGAGCACCTGACCGACGCGGTCGACACCGCCCTCTGCCGCTGA